The Sphingomonas alpina genome has a segment encoding these proteins:
- the dcd gene encoding dCTP deaminase produces the protein MSILSDRWIREQALNNGMIEPFVDGQKRDGCISYGLSSYGYDARVSDEFKIFTNIDSVIVDPKDFAANSFVDRQTDVCIIPPNSFALARTVEYFRVPRDVLVICLGKSTYARCGIIVNVTPLEPGWEGHVTLEFSNTTPLPAKIYANEGACQFLFLQGNEPCETSYADRAGKYMGQRGVTLPKI, from the coding sequence ATGTCGATTCTGTCGGACCGCTGGATTCGCGAACAAGCCCTCAACAACGGCATGATCGAGCCGTTCGTCGATGGCCAGAAACGCGATGGATGCATTTCATACGGCCTGTCCTCCTATGGCTATGATGCGCGCGTCTCGGATGAGTTCAAGATTTTCACCAATATCGACAGCGTCATCGTGGATCCCAAGGATTTCGCGGCGAACAGCTTCGTCGACCGGCAGACCGACGTCTGCATCATCCCGCCCAACAGCTTCGCCCTGGCGCGGACCGTGGAGTATTTCCGGGTGCCGCGCGACGTGCTGGTCATTTGCCTCGGCAAATCGACCTATGCGCGGTGCGGGATCATCGTGAATGTGACACCGCTCGAACCCGGCTGGGAGGGCCATGTCACCCTGGAGTTTTCCAACACCACCCCGCTACCGGCAAAAATCTACGCCAATGAAGGCGCATGCCAGTTCCTTTTCCTGCAAGGCAATGAGCCATGCGAGACGAGCTATGCTGATCGCGCAGGCAAATATATGGGGCAGCGCGGCGTCACACTGCCCAAAATCTAG
- a CDS encoding metal/formaldehyde-sensitive transcriptional repressor: MAHLTKDNEALTNRVKRIAGQVDAIDRALASSASCASILHLVAATRGAINGLMEEIIDAYLREHVAGPDLSDTARAEGADELLAAIRRYAK; this comes from the coding sequence ATGGCTCATCTTACGAAAGATAATGAGGCGCTGACCAATCGCGTCAAGCGCATCGCCGGACAGGTCGACGCAATCGATCGCGCCCTTGCCAGTTCGGCAAGCTGTGCCAGTATCCTGCATCTTGTCGCCGCCACACGGGGCGCGATCAACGGGCTGATGGAGGAAATCATCGACGCCTATCTGCGCGAACATGTCGCGGGTCCGGATCTGTCCGACACGGCTCGTGCCGAGGGTGCCGATGAGCTCCTGGCCGCCATTCGACGCTACGCGAAATAA
- the dmeF gene encoding CDF family Co(II)/Ni(II) efflux transporter DmeF encodes MSKLDSSMRCHAPVPLAASHDRNARRTLWVVILTAVMMVGEIVAGYITGSMALLADGFHMATHAGALGVTAAAYAYAKHHAESGRYSFGTGKVGDLAGFTSALILGLVAIGIGVESVVRLVHPEKVDFGDATFVAVLGLIVNIVSAILLSGDHNHGPGGDHGHAHADHDHDHAQAHGHAHHGHHHAHGHDNNMRSAYIHVLADALTSVLAIGALLAGRYLGWVWLDPAMGVVGALVIAHWSHGLLRDTAGILLDRSDAQLAGRLSAAIEGAGDVTITDLHVWPIGAGCHAAIVTVASTPILSAEVIRTRAVGIKGIRHLTIECAGPA; translated from the coding sequence ATGTCAAAGCTTGATAGCTCGATGCGGTGCCACGCCCCAGTGCCGCTCGCGGCCAGCCATGATCGCAATGCGCGGCGCACCCTGTGGGTGGTGATATTGACCGCCGTGATGATGGTCGGCGAGATTGTCGCGGGCTATATCACCGGGTCGATGGCACTGCTGGCCGATGGTTTCCATATGGCGACGCATGCCGGCGCACTGGGCGTTACCGCTGCCGCCTATGCCTATGCCAAACATCACGCCGAGAGCGGCCGCTACAGCTTCGGTACCGGCAAGGTCGGCGATCTGGCCGGATTCACCTCGGCGCTGATCCTCGGCCTGGTCGCGATCGGCATCGGCGTCGAATCCGTCGTTCGGCTGGTGCATCCGGAAAAGGTCGATTTCGGCGACGCGACGTTCGTCGCTGTGCTCGGCCTGATCGTCAACATCGTCAGTGCGATATTGTTGTCCGGCGATCACAATCACGGGCCGGGCGGCGATCACGGCCATGCTCACGCGGACCATGACCACGATCATGCACAGGCTCATGGTCACGCCCATCACGGGCATCATCACGCCCATGGCCACGACAATAATATGCGTTCGGCCTATATCCATGTGCTTGCGGATGCGCTGACCTCGGTCCTGGCGATCGGCGCGCTGCTGGCGGGGCGGTATCTCGGCTGGGTGTGGCTCGATCCGGCGATGGGTGTAGTCGGTGCGCTGGTCATCGCGCATTGGTCACACGGGTTGTTGCGCGACACGGCGGGAATCCTGCTTGACCGTAGTGATGCGCAGCTCGCTGGCCGTCTGAGCGCCGCGATCGAAGGCGCAGGCGACGTCACCATTACCGACCTGCATGTCTGGCCGATCGGCGCCGGCTGCCATGCCGCGATCGTCACGGTGGCCTCGACGCCGATCCTATCCGCGGAGGTGATCCGTACCCGGGCGGTGGGTATAAAAGGCATCCGGCATCTGACGATCGAGTGTGCCGGCCCCGCCTGA
- a CDS encoding cytidine deaminase, with the protein MILTDEIRDRLITAAREAARRAYAPYSRFGVGAAVLLSDGSVVTGANFENASYGLSLCAETVALATVSSAGRLADVLAIGVIGGAMDAEGIARGLTPVGPCGRCRQVINEAAQVGDRDIVVWCGAAEGDAVDRHMLSDLLPHAFGPRDLQ; encoded by the coding sequence ATGATATTGACCGACGAGATACGCGATCGCCTGATCACCGCCGCGCGTGAAGCAGCGCGCAGGGCCTATGCACCCTATTCACGGTTCGGTGTCGGCGCCGCCGTGCTGCTGAGCGACGGCAGCGTCGTGACCGGCGCCAATTTCGAGAATGCCAGCTATGGCCTGTCGCTCTGCGCGGAAACCGTGGCACTGGCGACGGTCAGCAGCGCCGGGCGTCTCGCCGATGTGCTGGCAATCGGGGTAATCGGTGGCGCGATGGACGCGGAAGGGATCGCGCGTGGCCTGACCCCAGTGGGCCCGTGCGGACGCTGCCGTCAGGTCATCAACGAGGCGGCGCAGGTCGGTGACCGCGATATTGTCGTCTGGTGCGGCGCGGCCGAAGGCGATGCCGTCGACCGGCATATGCTGTCCGACTTGCTGCCGCACGCCTTCGGCCCTCGCGACCTTCAATAA
- a CDS encoding GH25 family lysozyme translates to MVSLRLLGRRIGRTGAGAIILGLSGIIIWTFAISWRPSDSSYTFQGVDVSEAQGPILWPSVMASGADFGYLRATMGADGRDQRFAQNWTDTYASGIRRGAIHVWSFCRLAADQANNFNTTVPRASDALPAALYMDFSEDCPARPERDVVISEVKRFITMVESHTGTPILLKLSQQVEVTYRLSSAIPRPVWAMQNFFPPNYADRPWRMWQASDMRRIDGVEGPIHWNVVAP, encoded by the coding sequence ATGGTGAGCCTGCGCCTTTTGGGTCGTCGTATCGGCCGTACCGGTGCGGGGGCGATCATCCTCGGGCTGAGCGGGATCATCATCTGGACCTTTGCGATCAGCTGGCGGCCCTCCGACAGCAGCTATACCTTCCAGGGCGTGGACGTGAGCGAGGCACAAGGGCCGATCCTGTGGCCCAGCGTCATGGCGAGCGGCGCTGATTTCGGCTATCTGCGTGCGACGATGGGCGCGGACGGGCGAGACCAGCGCTTCGCGCAAAACTGGACCGATACCTATGCCAGCGGTATCCGCCGCGGCGCGATTCATGTCTGGTCCTTTTGCCGCCTGGCCGCGGACCAGGCGAACAATTTCAACACCACCGTGCCGCGCGCGAGCGACGCCCTGCCCGCCGCCCTCTACATGGATTTTTCCGAAGATTGCCCGGCGCGCCCCGAACGTGACGTGGTGATCAGCGAGGTCAAGCGCTTCATCACCATGGTCGAATCGCATACCGGCACACCGATCCTGCTGAAGCTCTCCCAGCAGGTTGAAGTGACCTATCGCCTGTCCAGCGCCATTCCGCGCCCGGTCTGGGCGATGCAGAATTTCTTCCCGCCCAACTATGCCGACCGGCCCTGGCGGATGTGGCAGGCAAGCGACATGCGGCGCATCGACGGCGTCGAAGGACCGATCCATTGGAACGTGGTGGCGCCATGA
- a CDS encoding UPF0262 family protein — MSDPRIIAVNLDERTILWRSADIEQERRIAIFDLIEGNHFAPQRPYPDDYAGPYKIELAVEEGRLAIAINREDDTHLETYILGLGRFRRPIKDYFAICDSYYQAIRNATPTQIETVDMARRGIHNEAAELLKERLEGKIEIDFDTARRLFTLICVLHIKG, encoded by the coding sequence ATGTCCGATCCGCGCATCATAGCCGTCAACCTCGACGAACGCACCATCCTGTGGCGATCCGCGGATATCGAACAGGAGCGCCGCATCGCGATCTTCGATCTGATCGAGGGCAATCATTTCGCGCCGCAGCGCCCCTATCCCGACGACTATGCCGGCCCGTACAAGATCGAGCTGGCGGTCGAGGAAGGTCGGCTGGCGATAGCGATCAACCGCGAGGACGATACGCATCTCGAAACCTATATCCTCGGGCTCGGTCGTTTCCGGCGGCCGATCAAGGATTACTTCGCGATCTGCGACAGCTACTATCAGGCGATCCGTAACGCGACACCGACCCAGATCGAGACTGTGGATATGGCGCGGCGTGGCATCCATAACGAGGCGGCCGAGCTGTTGAAGGAACGGCTGGAGGGCAAGATCGAAATCGATTTCGACACCGCCCGTCGGCTGTTCACGCTGATCTGCGTTCTGCACATCAAGGGCTGA
- a CDS encoding replicative DNA helicase, whose amino-acid sequence MATILPLPTTPESTSLPQNVEAEAAMLGAMMIDNRLADDLIDTLEPEHFFEPLHGRIFAAIKSARGNDMLATPVTLRPMFEADEGMKQLGGPAYLAQLTGSGAGLIGARQFAKQIYDLAMLRTLVTVGRGLVERALDTSEEVNPRGQIELAEEELFKVAAEGGSESQIKSFAQATTAAVKMAQRALNSGGNVSGVTTGLDTVNAKIGGMHHSDLMILAGRPGMGKTSLATNIAFNAARRYMRDREDGLTHAESIGAKVAFFSLEMSADQLATRILAEQSRISSESLRMGKISRTEFNQLAAAAADLENLPLFIDDTAGLTIAALHTRMRRLQRRHNNEIGLVVIDYLQLLTGSAKASGDGRVQEISEISRGLKTLAKDMNVPVLALSQLSRAVEQREDKRPQLSDLRESGSIEQDADMVWFVYREDYYLAMREPEHPSSTSSAEVHEKHSKWSLAYQDAAGLAELIIGKSRHGATGKITLRFEPEITRFSDYIGETTYSN is encoded by the coding sequence ATGGCCACCATCCTTCCTTTGCCCACGACACCCGAATCGACGTCGCTTCCCCAGAATGTCGAGGCCGAAGCGGCGATGCTCGGCGCGATGATGATCGACAACCGTCTCGCCGACGACCTGATCGACACGCTCGAACCCGAGCATTTCTTCGAACCGCTGCATGGACGCATTTTCGCCGCGATCAAATCGGCCCGTGGCAACGATATGCTGGCGACGCCGGTGACGTTGCGCCCGATGTTCGAAGCGGATGAGGGCATGAAGCAGCTTGGTGGCCCGGCCTATCTCGCGCAATTGACCGGCAGCGGCGCTGGGCTGATCGGTGCGCGGCAGTTCGCCAAGCAAATCTACGATCTTGCCATGTTACGCACGCTGGTGACGGTCGGGCGCGGACTGGTCGAGCGCGCGCTCGACACGTCGGAAGAGGTCAATCCGCGCGGCCAGATCGAACTGGCCGAGGAAGAATTGTTCAAGGTTGCGGCTGAAGGCGGGAGCGAGAGCCAGATCAAGAGCTTCGCCCAGGCGACCACCGCGGCGGTCAAGATGGCGCAGCGCGCACTCAATTCGGGCGGTAACGTCTCGGGCGTCACGACGGGGCTCGACACCGTCAATGCAAAGATCGGCGGCATGCATCATTCGGATCTGATGATCCTCGCCGGCCGGCCCGGTATGGGCAAGACTTCGCTTGCCACCAACATCGCCTTCAATGCCGCACGCCGCTATATGCGTGATCGCGAGGATGGCCTGACCCATGCAGAATCGATCGGCGCGAAAGTCGCCTTCTTCAGCCTGGAAATGTCGGCCGATCAGCTGGCGACGCGTATCCTGGCGGAACAGTCGCGGATCAGCTCCGAATCGCTGCGCATGGGCAAGATCAGTCGCACGGAATTCAACCAGCTGGCCGCCGCCGCCGCCGACCTCGAGAATTTGCCGTTGTTCATCGATGACACCGCCGGTTTGACCATCGCTGCGCTGCACACACGCATGCGCCGGCTGCAGCGGCGGCATAATAATGAGATCGGCCTGGTGGTGATCGACTATCTGCAATTGCTGACCGGATCGGCCAAGGCATCGGGTGACGGGCGCGTGCAGGAAATCTCCGAGATCAGCCGCGGCCTCAAGACGCTGGCCAAGGACATGAACGTGCCGGTGCTGGCCCTGTCCCAGCTCAGCCGCGCAGTCGAACAGCGCGAGGACAAGCGGCCGCAGCTGTCCGACCTTCGTGAGTCCGGCTCGATCGAGCAGGACGCCGACATGGTGTGGTTCGTGTACCGTGAAGATTACTACCTGGCGATGCGCGAGCCGGAGCATCCCAGCTCGACCAGCTCAGCCGAAGTACATGAAAAGCATTCGAAATGGTCGCTCGCCTATCAGGATGCGGCGGGCCTGGCCGAACTGATCATCGGCAAGTCGCGTCACGGCGCGACCGGCAAGATCACGCTGCGCTTCGAACCCGAGATCACGCGGTTCAGCGATTATATTGGCGAGACCACCTATTCGAACTGA
- a CDS encoding phosphoadenylyl-sulfate reductase — protein sequence MGEAVRKLDLIDVTPFTKADAAAMNARFAGVSTRAMLEELLTGELLGRVAAVSSFGAESAVLLHLIASIDRDIPVIFVNTQKIFGETLAYRDTLSEQLGFTDLRVFRPDPRLLAAKDKTGLRWSYDPDGCCDLRKVEPLRRALAPFDAWISGRKGFQAGTRIAMPRFEEDEGRLKLNPLADWDKAALNAYFEEHQLPHHPLEAEGYPSIGCAPCTSKVQPGEDPRAGRWRGWEKVECGIHVAEKPGEEPVF from the coding sequence ATGGGTGAAGCCGTGCGCAAACTCGACCTGATCGATGTGACGCCGTTCACCAAGGCGGATGCGGCGGCGATGAACGCGCGCTTCGCGGGCGTATCGACGCGCGCCATGCTCGAGGAACTGCTCACCGGCGAGCTGCTCGGCCGCGTCGCGGCGGTGTCGTCGTTCGGCGCGGAAAGCGCGGTGCTGCTCCATTTGATCGCGAGCATCGACCGCGATATCCCGGTGATCTTCGTCAACACGCAGAAGATTTTCGGCGAAACCCTCGCCTATCGCGACACGCTGTCCGAACAGCTCGGCTTCACTGACCTGCGCGTGTTCCGTCCCGATCCGCGCCTGCTCGCGGCGAAGGACAAGACCGGCCTGCGCTGGTCCTACGACCCAGACGGCTGTTGCGACCTGCGCAAGGTCGAGCCGTTGCGCCGCGCGCTTGCGCCGTTCGACGCGTGGATCTCGGGCCGCAAGGGCTTCCAGGCCGGCACGCGCATCGCCATGCCACGCTTCGAGGAGGATGAGGGCCGGCTCAAGCTCAACCCGCTTGCGGATTGGGACAAGGCAGCGCTGAACGCCTATTTCGAAGAACATCAGCTGCCGCATCATCCGCTCGAGGCCGAAGGCTATCCGTCGATCGGCTGCGCGCCCTGCACCAGCAAGGTCCAGCCGGGCGAAGACCCGCGCGCGGGGCGCTGGCGCGGCTGGGAAAAGGTCGAATGCGGCATCCATGTCGCTGAAAAACCAGGCGAAGAGCCGGTCTTTTAG
- a CDS encoding DUF934 domain-containing protein: MDNILRFRDDAAHDEPAVTLEAFLGQTNATAVRIEAGDDARALIPHLGQIGLVEISFPSFRDGRGYSAARILREAGYTGELRAQGDVLVDQLLYMRRCGFDSFAPEAEIDEATAQASLTRYKQFYQTAADGAVPVWKLRHG; encoded by the coding sequence ATGGATAATATCTTGCGCTTCCGCGACGACGCCGCGCACGACGAACCCGCCGTGACGCTTGAGGCGTTCCTCGGCCAGACCAACGCCACCGCCGTGCGCATCGAAGCGGGCGATGACGCCCGCGCGCTGATCCCGCACCTCGGCCAGATCGGGCTGGTCGAGATCAGCTTCCCGTCGTTCCGCGACGGGCGTGGTTACTCGGCCGCACGCATTCTGCGCGAGGCCGGCTATACCGGCGAGTTGCGCGCGCAGGGCGACGTGCTGGTCGATCAATTGCTTTATATGCGCCGTTGCGGCTTCGACAGCTTCGCACCCGAGGCGGAGATCGATGAAGCGACCGCCCAGGCATCGCTCACGCGCTACAAGCAATTCTACCAGACCGCCGCCGATGGCGCGGTGCCGGTATGGAAGCTGCGGCATGGGTGA
- a CDS encoding nitrite/sulfite reductase, whose product MYKYDTYDQAIVDSRVEEFRDQVKRRLAGQITEDQFKPLRLMNGLYLQLHAYMLRVAVPYGTLDGRQMRMLGYIARKYDRGYGHFTTRQNIQYNWIKLEDAPDILADLATVEMHAIQTSGNCIRNISSDQYAGAAADEVTDPRVWAELLRQWSTFHPEFSYLPRKFKIAVIAADEDRAAMRLHDIGIQLVERDGQLGGRIFVGGGMGRTPMVAPEIKDFVTAADLLSYVEACLRVYNRYGRRDNIYKARIKILIHELGADEYRRQVEEEFALVKALGIDPPQAEFDRISAFFAPPAFVADDGVAADRSDPDFAVWLDQNVKPHKQPGYAIVNISLKPTAGIPGDASADQIDLMADLAERYSFDELRVTHAQNIVLPHVRTADLYTVWQALDAAGLAPANLDLISDIIACPGLDYCSLANARSIPIAQKIAERFSDLGRQRELGELKLKISGCINACGHHHAGHIGILGVDKKGTENYQLLLGGSGAEDASLARITGPGFDEDGIVDAVEKVTNVYLASREDGERFLDTYRRVGLDPFKEALYG is encoded by the coding sequence ATGTACAAGTACGACACTTACGATCAGGCGATCGTCGATTCCCGCGTCGAGGAATTCCGCGACCAGGTGAAGCGCCGTCTCGCCGGCCAGATTACAGAGGATCAGTTCAAGCCGCTGCGGCTGATGAACGGCCTGTATCTGCAGCTGCACGCCTATATGCTGCGCGTCGCGGTGCCCTATGGCACGCTCGACGGGCGCCAGATGCGCATGCTCGGCTATATCGCGCGCAAGTACGATCGCGGCTACGGCCATTTCACCACGCGGCAGAACATCCAGTATAACTGGATCAAGCTGGAGGACGCGCCCGACATCCTCGCCGATCTCGCCACGGTAGAGATGCATGCGATCCAGACCAGCGGCAATTGCATCCGCAACATCTCGTCGGACCAATATGCTGGCGCCGCCGCGGACGAAGTCACCGATCCGCGCGTCTGGGCCGAGCTGTTGCGCCAGTGGAGCACCTTCCACCCCGAATTCAGCTATTTGCCGCGCAAGTTCAAGATCGCGGTGATCGCCGCGGACGAGGATCGCGCGGCGATGCGGCTGCACGATATCGGCATCCAGCTGGTCGAGCGCGACGGACAGCTCGGCGGGCGCATCTTCGTCGGCGGCGGCATGGGCCGCACGCCGATGGTCGCGCCGGAGATCAAGGATTTCGTCACCGCTGCGGACCTGCTCAGCTATGTCGAGGCGTGCCTGCGCGTCTATAATCGCTATGGCCGGCGCGACAATATCTACAAGGCAAGGATCAAGATCCTGATCCACGAACTCGGCGCCGACGAATATCGCCGCCAGGTCGAGGAGGAGTTTGCGCTCGTCAAGGCGCTCGGCATCGATCCGCCCCAGGCCGAATTCGACCGCATCAGCGCCTTCTTCGCCCCACCCGCTTTCGTTGCGGATGACGGTGTCGCGGCCGACCGCAGCGATCCCGACTTCGCGGTCTGGCTCGACCAGAACGTCAAGCCGCACAAGCAGCCGGGCTATGCGATCGTCAATATCAGCCTGAAGCCGACCGCCGGCATCCCGGGCGACGCCAGCGCCGACCAGATCGACCTGATGGCCGACCTCGCCGAGCGCTATTCGTTCGATGAGCTGCGTGTGACGCATGCGCAGAACATCGTCCTGCCGCATGTCCGCACCGCCGATCTCTATACCGTGTGGCAAGCGCTCGATGCGGCCGGCCTGGCGCCCGCCAATCTCGATCTGATCAGCGATATCATCGCCTGCCCGGGTCTGGATTATTGCAGCCTCGCCAATGCCCGCTCGATCCCGATCGCGCAGAAGATTGCCGAGCGTTTCTCCGATCTCGGCCGGCAGCGCGAGCTGGGCGAATTGAAGCTCAAGATCAGCGGCTGCATCAATGCCTGCGGCCATCACCATGCCGGTCACATCGGCATTCTCGGCGTCGACAAGAAAGGCACCGAGAATTACCAGCTGCTGCTCGGCGGCTCGGGCGCGGAAGATGCGAGCCTCGCACGTATCACCGGCCCCGGTTTCGACGAGGACGGCATCGTCGATGCGGTCGAGAAAGTCACCAACGTCTATCTGGCGTCGCGCGAGGATGGCGAACGCTTCCTCGACACCTATCGCCGCGTCGGCCTCGATCCGTTCAAGGAGGCGCTTTATGGATAA
- a CDS encoding DUF2849 domain-containing protein: MKLLTGNDLPTGDVIWWTGESWSRHVEDAVDVTDQGESIARAEEGARRVNAAYVIDATATPEGPRPAHIKDRVRALGPTVRPDLTLKPADPAAGNWVI; this comes from the coding sequence ATGAAACTGCTGACCGGAAACGATTTACCGACCGGCGATGTGATCTGGTGGACCGGCGAGAGCTGGTCGCGCCATGTCGAGGATGCGGTCGACGTGACGGACCAGGGCGAGAGCATCGCCCGCGCCGAGGAAGGCGCGCGCCGCGTCAACGCCGCTTATGTGATCGACGCGACCGCCACGCCCGAGGGGCCCCGCCCCGCGCATATCAAGGACCGCGTCCGCGCGCTCGGCCCGACGGTTCGCCCCGATCTGACATTGAAGCCCGCCGATCCGGCGGCGGGAAACTGGGTAATCTGA
- the cobA gene encoding uroporphyrinogen-III C-methyltransferase: MATLLDPSARGRVILVGAGPGDPGLLTVRAVEALKSADIVVHDGLIDPRVLEIAPAQAQRISVAKQRARHTLPQEAINALIIAHVKTGAIVVRLKGGDPFIFGRGGEEVEAVRAAGLPVEVIPGVSAALGCAAEAMLPLTHRDHSSAVSFVAGQCKGLTEQDWSGLAGKGRTLVIYMGVATAADIADKLMRDGVAPEMPVAVLERGTLKGSRAIRTLLADLGSMVEREKVASPAIIVVGEVVELSDAQDKLGRWARVAEGSFA; this comes from the coding sequence ATGGCCACTCTCCTTGATCCTTCCGCGCGCGGGCGCGTCATCCTTGTCGGCGCTGGCCCGGGCGACCCGGGCCTGCTCACGGTGCGCGCGGTCGAAGCGCTGAAATCAGCCGACATCGTCGTCCATGACGGCCTGATCGACCCACGCGTCCTTGAGATCGCGCCGGCGCAGGCGCAGCGCATCTCGGTCGCCAAGCAGCGCGCGCGTCACACCTTGCCGCAGGAGGCGATCAATGCGCTGATCATCGCGCATGTGAAGACCGGTGCGATCGTCGTTCGGCTGAAGGGCGGCGACCCATTCATCTTCGGGCGTGGCGGCGAAGAGGTCGAGGCGGTGCGTGCCGCCGGCCTGCCGGTGGAGGTCATTCCCGGCGTCTCGGCGGCGCTGGGTTGCGCTGCGGAAGCGATGCTCCCGCTCACCCACCGCGATCATAGCAGCGCGGTCAGCTTCGTCGCCGGCCAATGCAAGGGCCTGACCGAGCAGGACTGGTCGGGGCTCGCCGGCAAGGGTCGCACGCTGGTGATTTATATGGGCGTCGCGACCGCCGCCGATATCGCCGACAAGCTGATGCGCGACGGCGTCGCGCCGGAGATGCCGGTCGCGGTGCTCGAACGCGGCACGCTCAAGGGCAGCCGCGCGATCCGCACGTTGCTCGCCGATCTCGGCTCGATGGTCGAGCGCGAGAAAGTCGCCAGCCCGGCGATCATCGTCGTCGGTGAAGTGGTCGAGCTGTCCGATGCGCAAGATAAACTGGGCCGCTGGGCGCGCGTCGCCGAAGGAAGCTTTGCATGA
- a CDS encoding peptidylprolyl isomerase yields MRPIPRLLLAPIAIALAALTLTGPTIAKPAKKAPAPAAGIVRVRMVTADGPIILALDTRRAPVTSANFLSYVDDGRFDGAVIYRSARSRNAQQYGFIQGGIRTDARRILPPFKHERTDQTGLHHIDGTISMARRTEPNSAGGNFFITVGALPSFDAKGDFPGYAAFGHVVGGMDTVKRILAQPTGGSMRGQMLLKPIKVINARRLNGPAKPTGLVKPWLVKQKR; encoded by the coding sequence ATGCGCCCGATCCCTCGCCTCCTTCTCGCCCCCATCGCGATCGCCCTCGCCGCCCTCACCCTGACCGGCCCGACCATCGCCAAGCCCGCCAAAAAGGCTCCCGCCCCCGCCGCGGGCATCGTCCGCGTCCGCATGGTCACGGCCGACGGGCCGATCATCCTTGCGCTCGACACGCGCCGCGCGCCGGTGACCAGCGCGAACTTCCTGTCCTATGTCGATGACGGGCGCTTCGACGGCGCGGTGATCTATCGTTCGGCGCGCAGCCGCAATGCGCAGCAATATGGCTTTATCCAGGGCGGCATCCGCACCGATGCACGCCGCATCCTGCCGCCGTTCAAGCATGAACGCACCGACCAGACCGGCCTCCACCATATCGACGGCACCATCTCCATGGCGCGCCGCACCGAACCCAATTCGGCCGGCGGCAATTTCTTCATCACGGTCGGCGCCCTGCCGAGCTTCGACGCCAAGGGCGACTTTCCCGGCTATGCCGCTTTCGGCCATGTCGTCGGCGGCATGGACACGGTGAAGCGCATCCTCGCCCAGCCGACCGGCGGCAGCATGCGCGGCCAGATGCTGTTGAAGCCGATCAAGGTGATCAATGCACGGCGGCTGAACGGGCCGGCCAAACCGACCGGCCTGGTCAAGCCCTGGCTGGTGAAGCAGAAGCGCTGA